Genomic window (Bacillus vallismortis):
GATAATAATGACGATAATATTGGTTCCGATCGTTCTAAAAAACATTTTCCGATTTGACAAAGCTATATACAGCAATGCACCTAAGCATCCGAATATGGCTCCTGAAGCGCCTGCTGAAGGATACGGGCTGAACACAAAGCTTGCGATCGAACCCGTGATGCCAGCAGCCAGATAAATCAGCAAAAATCTGCCCGATCCGTACATCCGCTCAACCGCTGTACCGACCGACCATAAAGCCAGCGTGTTAAACGCTAAATGCGCAATGCCGATGTGAAGCACAATCGGTGTCAAAAGCCGCCACCATTCTCCAGCTGCAATCAGGCTGTTTTCCTTTGCTCCAAAAGCGACAAGCGTCTCCGTATTTGTACTGCCCCCGTTTAATTCAAGCAAGAAAAACATCAAGATCTGAAGCGCGATGAATAAATATGTAATGATTGGTTTTCCGTTTTGAAAAACCGCCGCTTCATTTTTTCTCTGTTCTTCTTGTTTCAGTACTAGCGAAAGGAAGCGTTCTCTCGCCATTTGCGCGTCTTCAAACGAAGCGCGGGCTTCTGTGCATTCTTCCGCAGGAAATGATGGAAAAACAGCTTGAAGATCATCACGGAGCATCGTTCTCCTCACGATCGCCGGCTCAACTGATACAGGCCCCTTCTCAAAAGGCTTTTCGGCGATCTCTTCCCAGTCATCAACAGGGGCTTCCGTTGAAAAAAATACATTCAGCAGTTTCATCTGACGATTGCCCATCGACGCCCTGATTCGTTCTACTCGTTCAGCCTGCTCTTCTATGTCTCTTGCCATTTCCTGGCGAAAATCAATATCATGTTTATATAGGCGAACCAGATCATAAGAGGACTTGTCCGGTGCTTCCAGCCACATTTCATCTGACTCACCGGCTTGTATGACGCCATACCCGCTATTCACTAAGTGCGCCGCGATTTTCCAATATGTATACTCCAGCAAATACATGTTTACCGCTCCAATGGTTTTTTTTCATTATAACAGCTGATGCTCCGAACGCCTACCGAAAGCAAAAAATCCCGTTTTTCACGGGATTTTAGAAAGCTTGCTGTATAAACTTATTGCGGATAAACGGAATTCTTAAAAATAAATGAATAAAAGACCGCCTGATTCCCGGCTGGCTGAGTACGGTATTCATAAGACGGTAGCGGTTTTGATAAAACATGACGGCAGAAACAGCGAAAATGGCATAAATCATAAGTTTTTTCATCATATCCCTCCTGCCAATTAGGGTTTGTCATTCTTTTTTATTTATTCTTAAATAAGGAGCAGGAACGTTAGGGACAACAAAAAACGATTCGACCCTCTGTTATCAGCTGATGTACCGGGATGTCATGCGGCAGACGGGGAACGTGTGAAAACAGCTGGCACTCCAAAAGCAAAGAGACTGTCTTCCCTTCATAATCGCTTAAAAAACGGTCATAATAGCCGCCGCCAAAGCCGACCCTAAACCCGTCAGTATCGAAACAAACACCCGGAACGATTATCAAGTCAATTTGTGATGGTTCCACTTTTTTTGTTTTTTCGATTACCGGCTCAAGAAGTCCGGCGTAAACGGTTTCGAGCTGATCATCGGTCTGATATGTGCGGAATTGCATGTTCTTCGATTTCGGGTCGCATTTGGGAATACAAACTTGTTTCCCTTCTTTCCAAGCCTGCTTAATGACGGGACGCGTCGGTATTTCCAGCCCTCTGGAGATGGTGACGGCAATGGTGCTGGCATTTTGCCACTCCGGCAGAGAAAACAAACGCTTGTACATACGCGCTGTTTTTTGAAGTAGATCTTCATCTGATACAGCAGATAGTGCCTCCATCGTCTTTTTTCTTAATTGTGATTTCATCTCTCATCCCCCTCGGAAAAGAAAAAAGCCAGAACCTTTTTTCAAAGCTCTGGCTTTTTTTACACCTCAAACAGCTGAGCTGTTATTTTGTTTCACGGTGTAACGTAGATTTTTTATCACGTGGGCAATATTTTTTAAATTCAACGCGGTCTGGATTGTTGCGTTTGTTCTTTTTAGAAATATAGTTACGCTCACCACATTCAGTGCAAGCCAAAGTAATATTAACGCGCATTGTTTTCCCTCCAAACTAAAATCATTTACTTATTCAGACTTATATATAATACCACTATAATGGACGGAATGCTAGGCTGATTTTCAATGAATTATTGAATTATGAATAATACGCTCATAAAGCTGCAAATATGATTCCGTAATGAGCCGGGGATGGTGTAGTTTGATCACTTGTTCTCTGCCGGCTTCTTTTATCCGGCGGGCTCTTTCCCGGTCTTTTAAAAACCTGTCCAGCAGATCAGCCGCTTCCTGCGCGCGCGTAAAATCAACGGTGAATGCTGTTTTGTCGTGAAGGGCAAAGTCACAAAAACCGCCCGACTGAGAAACGGCAGTCAGCACACCTTGTTCCATGCTTTCTTGCGCGGCAAGCCCAAACGGCTCATAAAAACTAGGGAAAACAGCCATTTCACAGTGAGACAGAAACGTTCTGATGTCTCTTCTATGCAGAAACGGCAGGAACATAACACGTTCCTTCAAATTCAATGCTGCAGCCAGTTTTTCATAGGAGGAGAGAGACGGACCTTCCCCAGCCAGCACCAAATGCAGGTCAGGCTGACGCCGCCTCAGGATAGCAAACACCTTTAACAGCTGAGAAAAACCTTTTTCCGGAACAAACCTACCAAACGAAAATATGAACCTTCCATTCATGTTCCTTGGAACTTCCCCCTTTTCCTCCTCCATAGATGCAGGGCTTGGGATGACAGTTATTTTTTCACGTGCTGCCTTATCAAGCGACCGTTTCATAAAAGAGCTTAGTACAATCAATTCATCAGCAGATTCTATCAGGAGCCGTTCGGTCTGCAGTCTGTATGGATGCGGGGCTTCTTGGCACGCCTTCTTCCTTTCGCTTTCAAGACCGTGGATAGTCACTGCAAGCGGGATGCCAAGCCGTTGTTTCAAATAATGAGCAGCGGGAGCTGTCATATCATCATGGGCATGAATCAGATCGAAACGCTCATTGCAGGATAACACATGCTGAACCATTGTAAAGTTAGCATCAGCCATAAAATCTTCAAACTTCGCATATGAAAACAGCCGCCTGCTTGGAGTAAAAACAGTTATGTTGATATGCGGGTTTAAATAAGAAATAAGACGGTTTAAATGGACACCGAGCCCGCTTTTCGGCTCATGAGGATGTTCAAGTGAAAGCATGAGAACGTTCATCTTTCTTTTTCCCCTCCTCCATAACACGTGTAGGCAGAAAATTTCTTCTCCCACCAGGTGTACGCGTCCTCAGCCTGAAAGCTTTTTAGATCACTAACCCCATTTTCCGCAAGATAGATGTCCTCTGTATCCGCGAGCTTGAGAGAGACATTCATTGAGTTAACTATTCTGTATTCAGCCCGATATACAGCATCACCAGCTGCCTGTCCAATTGTCCATTCCCCTTTATGATACGTTATGCGTTTCGTCCTGACAGCTTCGATGTTTTTTCTTTTGATGACAATGCGCAATTCTTTTATCATATCCCGCGGGCTTTCGAAAAGCACAGCTTCAGCCAGCCGCATTGTTTCTTCTGAGATGTCCCAGCGTACGGTCAAGGTGCGGGCGTTTTGAATCATCATATCGAATGTATCCCTAAAAAAAGAAAACTTATGTCGTATATTATAGAGAAATGGGTATTGATCCATAGATTTTTAACATTCTCCTTTCCTATCGTTCACTCGGTGTTCCTATTAAATCATTACATAGAGTGGAAGCAAAGAAAGACTTCTCGACAAAATCTCGTTTTTTTCGCGAATACCTTTAGAATCTATTGGTTTTATGGTATAAAAAAGAAGGATAAAAAAAGAATAGAAGGTGATGAAACGTGGAAATTGCTATTATTGCGTTGTTTATCGTCAGTATAGCGCTAATTGCATTCTCATATTCTCAAAGAGATCCGATGAAAGATGTAGAGCAAGAGCTCGAAACACTGCAGCTTTCTGCGATGCAGGAAATTTACAAGCTCAAAAAGAAAATGACAGTGCTTGAGGAAGAATTACTGGAAACAAACCTTGTCATCCGCAAATCAAAGCATAGCGATATCAATCAAAAGATCGCTAAACAAATACTTTCAAAATATAATAATGGCATGTCCGCTGAAGCGATCGCTAAAGCTGAGCATGTATCAGTGGAAGACGTAAATACGATTATCAAAGATAACGAGAGGGTGCTCGTATGACAAAACGGGGCATTCAGGCATTTGCAGGCGGCATTATTTTAGCGACAGCCGTTCTTGCAGCTGTTTTTTATCTAACAGACGAAGACCAGGCCGCTGCTGTAAAAGAAAATAAAACAGTAACCGAACAAGATGTGAGCAATTACCTCGATTCTAAAAAAATGGTTTCTGTTAACCGTGATGAATATCAAAAACTTCTTGATTCAAAAGAGAAATCCTTGAACGATGACAGCAGCTCAGACACAAAAAAAGACAAAGTCAAAACATACAAGCTCACCATTAAAGACGGCATGAGCACCGCAGATGTATCAGCTATTCTTGAAAAAGAAGGCATCATCTCCTCGGCTCAAGACTTTAATGACTATGTCATTGATGCCGGCTATCACAAAGAAATCCGCGCCGGTGAGTTTAAAGTAAAATCAGACATGAGTTTCAAAAAGATCGTAAAAACATTAACACGATAAAAAAACAGGCTGACTGTCAGCCTGTTTTTTTATCCAAACTTTCCTGTAATGTAATCGAGGGTTCTTTGATCCTGCGGGTTAGAGAACATTTTATTGGTATTGTCACATTCAACAAGCTCGCCCATGTAGAAAAAGGCGGTTTGATCAGAAACCCTTGCTGCCTGCTGCATGTTGTGCGTAACGATTACAATAGTATATTTATTTTTCAGCTCAAGAATCAGTTCTTCAATTTTTCTCGTTGAAATTGGATCTAGTGCAGATGTCGGTTCATCCATCAGCAAAATATCAGGATTTGTCGCAAGCGCTCTGGCGATACAGAGACGCTGCTGCTGGCCGCCTGATAGAGAAAGGGCTGATGAATGCAATCGATCCTTCACCTCATCCCATAACGCCACGTCTTTTAATGACTTTTCCACAATGTCTTGAAGCTTCTTTTTATTTTTGGTGCCGTGGACTCTCGGTCCGTAAGCGACATTATCAAAGATAGATTGCGGAAACGGGTTCCCTTTTTGAAATACCATGCCGATATTTTTTCGTAAATCCACGATATCCACTTTATCCTTTAAAATGTTGCTGCCATTATAATTCAGTTCACCTGCAAGCTTTACATTCGGCGTCATTTGAATCATTAAATTCAATGTTTTAATGAAGGTCGATTTCCCGCATCCTGACGGCCCGATAATCGCGGTGATCTCGTTTTCATGAATACTCAAATTGATATTTTTTAAAGCGTGATGCTGTCCATACCATAAGTCCATTCCATTGACTTGATAGACTTCCTGTTTCATTACAGCTTCGGTAGCAATACTCATTGCCGCCCTCCTATCCGAATTTCCCGTTTATATAATCCTCTGTCTTTTGCTGTTCCGGACTGGTGAAAATTTGTTCAGTCTGCCCGTATTCTACAAGCTCGCCGTTTAAAAAGAATGCCGTCCGGTCAGAAACCCGCAGCGCCTGCTGCATATTGTGCGTGACAATAATAATTGAGTATTCGCTTTTCAGTTGTGTTATTAATTCTTCTATTTTTGCATTTGAAATCGGATCTAGCGCTGAAGCTGGTTCATCCAGCAGAAGAACGGCCGGCTTCATCGCAAGCGTTCTCGCGATGCATAAACGCTGCTGCTGGCCGCCTGATAACGAAAGTGCAGACGAATGCAAACGATCCTTCACCTCATCCCAGAGCGCTGCTTTTGTTAAGCTTTCTTCCACAATCTCATCTAAAACAGCTTTATTCCGCTCTCCAGCATATTTCAAGGCATGTGTGATATTCGCATAAATCGATTTCGGAAATGGATTCGGTTTTTGGAAAACCATTCCGATTTCTCTTCTTAAGCTGACAACATTAATATTGCCGCCCAGTATATTTAATCCTTCATAAAGGATTTCACCTTCAGCCCTTGCAGAAGGAATTAAATCATTCATTCGGTTAATGTTTCTCAAAAAAGTGGACTTTCCGCACCCTGACGGTCCAATCAAAGCGGTCACCGCATTTTTTTCAATATCCATATTCACGCGGTGAACTGCCTGTTTATCTCCGTAAAAAATAGACAGATCTTTCACTTCGAGCACGTGGCGCTGTTTCGGAACGAAAACAGCACGTTCAGGCTTTTCTTTTACCATTTGTTCAGACATGTTTTTCGCCTCTTTCCGTTCTAATTTGCCGTAAGCTTTTTGTAGATCATCGTGCCAAGCCATCTCGCTGCGAGATTAAATACAAGAACAGAAATGACCAGCACCGCAGAACCTCCGTTGGCAATCGCTTCAGCATCCGGAATAATTCCTTGCGTATTTACGTTCCAAATGTGAACCGCAAGTGTTTCAGCGGGCCTGAAGATATTAAATGGCGATGTTTCAGAAAACGGGTTCCATTCCGTAAAATTAAGACGCGGTGTTGTCAGACCGGCTGTAAATAATAATGCCGCCGCTTCCCCGAACACCCTTCCTGACGCTAAAATCGCTCCGGTGATGATAGAAGGGATTGCACTTGGAATTAAAACCGTTTTTACGGTATGCCAGCGTGATACACCTAAAGCGAGAGAGGCTTCCTTCAAATCTTTAGGGACTGAACGAATCGCGTCTTCTGTCACACGCACCATGACAGGAAGGTTAAAAACAGTTAATGCAAGCGCCCCGCCTATGATCGTATATCCCCAGCCTGTTAAGTTAACAAACATCAATAATCCAAACATCCCAATCACAATTGACGGAAGAGATGAAAGCACCTCTATACATGTTCTGATGAAATCAGTCACTTTGTTATTAGGCGCGTACTCAGCCATGAACACTCCGCCGCCCACACCGAGCGGGATTGTAATCAGCATCGTGATAAACAAAATATAAAAGGAGTTGAACAGCTGGTCGCGTATTCCTCCTCCAGCTGCAATGGCACTTGATTTTGTCGTAATAAAGTCGAAGCTGAGCTGGGAAACACCGTTAATAATAATATAGGAAAATAAGCCTACCAGAATTGCCGCGATAATGGCTGCGCATAAACCAAATATTCCAGTTGCCAGTTTATCTGTTATTTTGCGGTTCATTACACTTTCCTCCTAGATGACAAGTAGCGGATAAACAGGATGAACAAGAATGACATCACCAGAAGCACAAGCCCCATT
Coding sequences:
- the yqgP gene encoding rhomboid protease YqgP, producing the protein MYLLEYTYWKIAAHLVNSGYGVIQAGESDEMWLEAPDKSSYDLVRLYKHDIDFRQEMARDIEEQAERVERIRASMGNRQMKLLNVFFSTEAPVDDWEEIAEKPFEKGPVSVEPAIVRRTMLRDDLQAVFPSFPAEECTEARASFEDAQMARERFLSLVLKQEEQRKNEAAVFQNGKPIITYLFIALQILMFFLLELNGGSTNTETLVAFGAKENSLIAAGEWWRLLTPIVLHIGIAHLAFNTLALWSVGTAVERMYGSGRFLLIYLAAGITGSIASFVFSPYPSAGASGAIFGCLGALLYIALSNRKMFFRTIGTNIIVIIIINLGFGFAVSNIDNSGHIGGLIGGFFAAAALGLPKARALARRLLSAVLLLALAAGFLYYGLHSPSHQESALIQQASELYQEGKYKEVTELLNGEAEQKDASVDLLKILAVSDIQIGEYDQAISLLERAVEKEPKDHDSYYYLALLYAEKNELGQAGKAIESAVNLEPKEQRYKELQRQIENNKES
- a CDS encoding 5-formyltetrahydrofolate cyclo-ligase codes for the protein MKSQLRKKTMEALSAVSDEDLLQKTARMYKRLFSLPEWQNASTIAVTISRGLEIPTRPVIKQAWKEGKQVCIPKCDPKSKNMQFRTYQTDDQLETVYAGLLEPVIEKTKKVEPSQIDLIIVPGVCFDTDGFRVGFGGGYYDRFLSDYEGKTVSLLLECQLFSHVPRLPHDIPVHQLITEGRIVFCCP
- the rpmG gene encoding 50S ribosomal protein L33 — its product is MRVNITLACTECGERNYISKKNKRNNPDRVEFKKYCPRDKKSTLHRETK
- a CDS encoding glycosyltransferase family 4 protein, which gives rise to MNVLMLSLEHPHEPKSGLGVHLNRLISYLNPHINITVFTPSRRLFSYAKFEDFMADANFTMVQHVLSCNERFDLIHAHDDMTAPAAHYLKQRLGIPLAVTIHGLESERKKACQEAPHPYRLQTERLLIESADELIVLSSFMKRSLDKAAREKITVIPSPASMEEEKGEVPRNMNGRFIFSFGRFVPEKGFSQLLKVFAILRRRQPDLHLVLAGEGPSLSSYEKLAAALNLKERVMFLPFLHRRDIRTFLSHCEMAVFPSFYEPFGLAAQESMEQGVLTAVSQSGGFCDFALHDKTAFTVDFTRAQEAADLLDRFLKDRERARRIKEAGREQVIKLHHPRLITESYLQLYERIIHNSIIH
- a CDS encoding endolytic transglycosylase MltG; this translates as MTKRGIQAFAGGIILATAVLAAVFYLTDEDQAAAVKENKTVTEQDVSNYLDSKKMVSVNRDEYQKLLDSKEKSLNDDSSSDTKKDKVKTYKLTIKDGMSTADVSAILEKEGIISSAQDFNDYVIDAGYHKEIRAGEFKVKSDMSFKKIVKTLTR
- the pstB gene encoding phosphate ABC transporter ATP-binding protein PstB, coding for MSIATEAVMKQEVYQVNGMDLWYGQHHALKNINLSIHENEITAIIGPSGCGKSTFIKTLNLMIQMTPNVKLAGELNYNGSNILKDKVDIVDLRKNIGMVFQKGNPFPQSIFDNVAYGPRVHGTKNKKKLQDIVEKSLKDVALWDEVKDRLHSSALSLSGGQQQRLCIARALATNPDILLMDEPTSALDPISTRKIEELILELKNKYTIVIVTHNMQQAARVSDQTAFFYMGELVECDNTNKMFSNPQDQRTLDYITGKFG
- the pstB gene encoding phosphate ABC transporter ATP-binding protein PstB, producing MSEQMVKEKPERAVFVPKQRHVLEVKDLSIFYGDKQAVHRVNMDIEKNAVTALIGPSGCGKSTFLRNINRMNDLIPSARAEGEILYEGLNILGGNINVVSLRREIGMVFQKPNPFPKSIYANITHALKYAGERNKAVLDEIVEESLTKAALWDEVKDRLHSSALSLSGGQQQRLCIARTLAMKPAVLLLDEPASALDPISNAKIEELITQLKSEYSIIIVTHNMQQALRVSDRTAFFLNGELVEYGQTEQIFTSPEQQKTEDYINGKFG
- the pstA gene encoding phosphate ABC transporter permease PstA, translating into MNRKITDKLATGIFGLCAAIIAAILVGLFSYIIINGVSQLSFDFITTKSSAIAAGGGIRDQLFNSFYILFITMLITIPLGVGGGVFMAEYAPNNKVTDFIRTCIEVLSSLPSIVIGMFGLLMFVNLTGWGYTIIGGALALTVFNLPVMVRVTEDAIRSVPKDLKEASLALGVSRWHTVKTVLIPSAIPSIITGAILASGRVFGEAAALLFTAGLTTPRLNFTEWNPFSETSPFNIFRPAETLAVHIWNVNTQGIIPDAEAIANGGSAVLVISVLVFNLAARWLGTMIYKKLTAN